Within Dysgonomonas mossii, the genomic segment AACTTGGCCAATTCTATAGCATATCCATTAACTTTCTACTATGGCGCAACACCCAATTTTGATTGGTATACTAATGGAACAGCGCAAAACAATGCTCTTTGGGGACCAGCAACTAAAACAGTTTATGATCCATGCCCTGTTGGATGGCGTGTACCTCAACAAGGAACATGGGGCAGTAGTAATTTTACTATGGGACAAAATGGTACTACATGGGATACCTCGGGAATGACATGGACTGGCTACGGAAACTGGTATCCTGCGGCAGGTTATCGGACGGATGGAAGTGGAAGTTTGACAAACGTTAGTTACAACGGAATATATTGGGCTGCCACAGCTACTGGTGTATACGGATTCAATATGAAATTTAATAGTACAAATTTATGGATTGGGCAACCAACTTACCGTGCCGGAGGTTTTTGTATTCGATGCGTATCCGAACAATAAATAGCCTAGAGGTATCGGCTTAGAAATTATAAACACGAATAAATTATGAAAGTAATTATCAAATTGATTATATATGGAGCTATACTTGTTTTGTTATTATTAGGCATCTCTATGCCTTCATGCAGTGATACCGAATATGTATCGACAGAAAATAAGAATGTCATGGATATGTTATTTTCAGTAGTAGTTCCAGGTTCATCGGGTCTTAAATCTTCTTTGGGTGAAGATGATGAGAATGATGTGCGAAGTATAGAAGTTTTGTTGTTCGACCTAGACGGAAAATACACATATCAACCTTTGTATAGTAATGTTATAAATACTAATCCTACAGACAGTAAGGTTAAGACTTTTTCTGTAAAAATTCCGGAAGGAAATTATAATGTAGTAATTCTGGCAAATTCCAGACAGAGCCTGGCTAATGCTTTAAGCAGCATAAGTGACGGTGAGGAAAAATCTTCGGTTATGGAAAAATTACTATTGTCGAATGCGGGAAAATGGAACACCGATCCTCTATCCGGAGGATACGTTCCCATACCAATGTGGGGAGAATTGACATCACTCTCTGTAGATGGCAATACAGTCATTAATAATCCGGTCAATCTGGTTCGTATGGTTTCCAAAATAGATGTAGCACTTACTCATGTAGATGCCACAAGTAAATTTGTACTGGAAAGCATACGCCTTTATAACTATAATAATAAAGGTGGAATTGCTCCTGTATCGTCAAATTGGAATGCATTACAAGGAAAAGTAACATCCCCTTCGGTTCCTGCTTCTGCACAGAAACCTGCAAATGCGTCACTGAACCCACTTGTGTATGATGAAGATGCCATTACAACACCGGGGATTTCTAGCATAGGAGAAATCTACACTTTTGAAGCATTAGCCGGAAGTTCATCATCTTTACAAGATAATACCTGCCTGGTTATCGGCGGAACTTATACGGGCGACGCCCAACCGACTTATTATCGGATCGATTTTACACAAACATCTTCAGGCGTTACCACCTATCTTGCTTTACTCAGAAATCATCATTATAAAGTAAATATATCTGAAATTAGCGGTTCTGGATTGGCGACTCCAACAGATGCTTTCAATTCTCGTCCGGTTAATATTAAAGCTGAAATTATCCAATGGAATGATGCTCTGATGAGTGACGTTGTTTTTGACGGACAATACATGCTCGGAGTTTCCGCCGGAGAATTCTCTTTTCCCAGAGATATTCAAACAGCTAGTGATGAAAACAATACGCTTGCAGTTACAACTGATAATCCTTCAGGGTGGACTGTAGATAAAATAGTAGATGCGCAAGGCAACAATATTAATTGGGTAAGTTTGTTATCCACATCAGGAACTTCTGTTTCATCTGGTTCTTCGGGTGTAATTTCCAACCTTAAAGTTGGTCTGACGGAAAATGTAAGTGGCTTAGTCCGTATTGGTTTTATCCATTTGAAAGCAGGGCGACTTACTTATATAATCAAAGTGACGCAAGATATAAATGCAGCTATAGCATTAAGTATAAAAAATACTGCAGGAACTCGAAAAATCACAGAATTGATATTTGCAGCACCAATAAATACTCAACCAGATGCCCAACAATTTAAAATAAAGTGGGTTCCAGAATCTTCATCTGTTACAGCAACTCATTATGTGATAGGTAGTACAGGGCTCTCGTTAGACGTTTCTTCAGGTTTGCCTTCCGTTGGTTTGCAGTCTAGTATAAGTGATCCATCAGGAGAGATATTATTTACAATACAACCCCCAGGCATTTCTGATTCCGAGCTTTTAGATAATCCGTTTCTTGTGAAAATATCAAAAATAGATTTCACTGTATCCAATGGTACTAATAATATAACTGAGAGTATATTCTTAAGGCAATCAACTTACAACATTGTGTTCAGCAATGTTAGCAGTTCGTACTGGACAAATGGAAATACATATACGTTTAATGTGAGAAGTAATGCCGGTTGGCGTATAAAAGCCATCACTGAAAATATAACGACAGGTAGTGGTTCTCTTTTGAATCTGCAAGCTTCAGACAACTTAAAGGTTGGAGCAGTTGGTTCCGCTAATACAGGAACAGGTACTGCTGTTAATTTTAGAGTAGTAGGGAATGCCATAAGTATTGCAGGACAGGTAACAGTAGTTTTTGAAAGTACCGACTCTCCCAAAAAGTTCAATGATGCAACTCTTGTATTAAATATAACTAATGAATATTATCCTAAAGCTCATAAAGGATGGGCTGGCAGTAATATATATTACGATCTTGTTTCAGGGCATTTGACTTTCGATGATGTCGGTGTAACCACACACAAGACTTATCAGGGAGTATACTTTCAAGGAGGTAGCTTATATGCTATTTCACCGATAGGTATTTATTCTTTGGCAACAGTATTATATCCTCCTTTGGGGGGAACGACATCAAATATAGAATGGTCTGCAATTCCATATCCTATAACTAATGTAAACAGTAATCCTCCTTCGGGAAAAACAAATCTTGACCGTGCATACCTCTATGAAATAACGAATGCATCTACAGGAGTTGGCGATATTTGCAGATACTTAACGGAAAAAGGATGGGCGCCTCCGGGTAAAAAATGGCGAATGCCTACTTCTAACGAATTTAATGATGTATCGAGTTATTCAATAGTGGGTCCGTTTGTATCATATACCTCTACCCTAGCTGATGGAACTCAGTCTTTCGACAGAGGATATAATAAGTTAGATACAGGTTCTCCATTTTTCCCAGCATCAGGATATCGAGATACAAATAATAGTCTTGTTCAAATCGGAACAAATGGAATGTATTGGTCTTCATCCGCTAACGGAGCCAATAACTATGCCATGACTTTTGCTAATGGCAATTTGATAACAACCAATTATGAACTTTTTCGTACTTTAGGCTTTTGTGTGCGTTGTGTAGTAGAAGAATAACTTTTAAAAACAGTTATAACTTGAAGGGAAGATATATAGGCTTTAATCCTACATATCTATCCCTTTTGTCATTTCTTTATTTTAGTGATGTTTATTTCTTTTGGATATTTATAAAATCCTTCTCCTGAGAGATATCCCAGTTTTCCTTGTTTTATAAAATTGTCTTTTAGATATTGTGCAAATAATTTTGCTTTCAGATCTCCATTAGCGGCTATATTATATACTGTATTTATACCAACTATATCATATATTTCAAAAGGACCAACAGGTGAGCCTGTTGCGATACGCCATGTTTTATCGATGGTTTCAATATCGCCAACACCCTTTAGGTAGAGTTCGGTAGCAGCTGCCATAAAAGGCATTAACAATGAATTTAAGATATAACCACGTTGCTCTTGCTTTACAAGGATAGGAATCATTCCAATCGCTTTTGCAAATTCTATAACAGTATTATACGAATCAGCATCAGTCTCTGAAGATTTCATAATTTCAGCAATATTGCAGTGAAATAATAAATTTGAAAAATGTAATGCCATAAATTTATGAGGACGTCCTGTAAACTCCATCAGATCGCTGGGTAACATTGTTGATGAATTAGTGGTGAAAATTGTCTTTGCAGGAGCAACTCTTCCTAGCTCTGTGTATAATTTTTGTTTTATTTCGATATTCTCGGGTATAGCTTCTATTGTAAGATCAGCATCTTGAACAGCTTCAGAAAGATTAAAAGAATACGAAATATTATTAAAAGCGGCATCCATTTCTTCTTCGGTAGCATGAGCCTCTCTCAGATATATGTTCCTTAGTAACTCAAGGTTTTCAATCCCTTGACTGTATAAGTCAACATTGATGTCATATATCGTGACATTGAATCCTTTAAAAGCTGTCTGAAATGCAATTTGAGAGCCCATATTACCTCCCCCTAGAATAGTTACATTGGACATTTTATTCATCTTCCTTATTTTAGTTTGTATAGTTGAAGTATCTCTATATTTTTTTCATCTATCGTATTGATAATCGTGTCTGTTAAAATTAAAGTGTAATTTTCTTTGAAAGCACGCAGATTTAAAAAATATTCTTGATTTCCAATTTTCCGTCTCTTCTGCACTTTTGTGCTTCCATCTATATCCAATAGAGGCAAGGGCATAACTATAAACTTGATTTCTTTATTTTCAATATACCTTGTCTGTTCATCACGCATTTGAGGATATGACTCATATGTTAGATTCGGTGAAACAAAATAACGAATATTAGGAACGATTTTACATGTTGTAAATAAACTATTACCCAGACCAAAACCAACATTTAGGAGTGTTGGTTTTGGTTCCTTAACAATTTCATCATGAATTTTCTGTGTAAGTAATCCCGGCTTCAAAGAAACTGTAGTCCCGGCGATCTTACTATTCCCCAAATCAGTCTGACTATAGCCTATATATATCATACAACTTGTAATGATAAGTAAAAAAGCAGATGTAATATATTTTACTATCGTTATAAAACCGGATATGTATATAAACAAACTTAGTACGCCCAATAAGCTAAAAATAAGAAATACAACAGGATAATACATTTGAAAAACCGGAGACATAAATATAATAATGTAAAGAGCGACTCCGGATAATAGTAAAGCATATTTACCTAAAGTATACTTAATATGTTTTACTGGAAAATAGAAAACTCCAATAAGTGCCATAAAGAAAAGTGCAAAAGGATCCATAAACAGGTATACAACACGGAGCAATACTAATTGTACAGAACTGCTTATCGTCTGTAATTCAGCATATTTTCTATTCAATTCAATATAAATAGAGTATGCTTCTTGGAGTGCGTCATTAACATAGAGGTACAAAAGAATAGGAGTTGCAATAATCAAAAGTCCTGCAATATATGCAACCATATTTACTGCAAAATTTTTGAACGCTCTCTTCCGTAAAAGATTAAAAAATATAGCAGCTAAAGGAAAGAACCAAAAAGCCAACAAATTGAGTTTTATGAAAAGTACCATAGAACACATAATTCCATGTATAAACATTACTGACGGCTTATGGATAGATACACCTTTTCCTTTAAAATATCTGACAAAGTAATATAAACTAATACATTCGAAAACAAGAATAAACTCTTCTGCTGATCCTCCCGCTTTCATTATTTTCAGTATAAAGACAGGGAAAATAATAGCTACTATATATGCAAAAGCATTATCCAAATATAATTTAGATAGCTTATAGATATAATAAACCATTATAAACCATGCAGTCCATTGAATCAGAAACATTCCGAAGAAAGAATTATTTGATATAAGATATCCCAGACCATATATAAAGAAAATAAGAGGCCCTTTATGATCAAAAGTTTCAGTATAAAGGGTTCTGCCATTAAACATAGCTTTTGCTACATTAAAGTAAATATTTACATCTGCCCATTCATTTGAATAATACAAAGGAGACATGTGAGAACAGATGATTAATAGAAAAAAGACATAACAACCGAGAAGTATTATTATTTTACTTTCGGTCAGTGAGTTAAAAACGCTCATGCTCAAATTATATTCTTTTTAATTACTGTTTTACAGTTATAATTTCTTCCAATAATTCGGCAGCTCTTTTATTGCCACCTGCTTCTATAAAAGATTGTTGAATCTCTTTAGCCGCTTTTTTATATGTAGGATTGTATAATAGCTCATCTACAGCATGTTCGATGTCTTTAACGCGCATACGACTATATTTGATGCGAATACCACAGCCGTAGTTTTGAATTAGTTGTGCTGTATGCGATTGATCGAAGGCCATCGGAATAATGAGCATAGGTATACCATTCATAAAAGTATCGCAAGTTGTATTTAACCCACCATGCCCGATTACAACATCTATATGTTTCAATAATTCCGATTGAGGAACATATCCTTGCACTATAAAGTTCTCAGGCCATTCATCCAATATGTTAGGATCTGCAGCCGCTATAACAGTAACAGGCTTATCTTTTAACGCGTCAATCATGCGGCTAAAGAAATCTTTCCGACTTTGGACCAATACTGTTCCTATCGAAATGTATATCTTAGGGTGGTCACCCATTGCCTCAAGCTTTTTCCAATCGAATGGAGTATTATCCGGTCTACCTGTCAATGCCCCTATAAACTTCATATAGGGTGGTACAGAAGCATTATCTAAACCGCAAAATAGCTGTGAGGTATAGTACATATTCAATAGCTTAGACTGCACAAACTCTTCATCCCCATCTATTCCAACAAAACGTTGTAAATCAATGATTGATTTATGTACCCATTCTGTAACTTTAGGTGCACTTTGAGGGTCGTTCAGAGCATTAGGTGTAATAGGCGTTATAGTGGCAAATGGAATATTTTTTAATTGAGCGGACAGTCCACCAACAAAAGTAATACAATCATTCACTATTACATCGGGTTTATATTGCTCTACAATCTCATTAAACTCGTCTATCATCATCCTAGCAAAAGGAATATAGGTATCTTCCAATCCTAACTTAAGAGCTTCAAGTGCCGGCATATTAGCGCCCTTATTTTGCAGCAAGATTATTCGTTCTATCTCTTTTTTGTTTTTACTCTCTGTTTTTTCCATATAGAAGTATTTTGCTCCTAAAGGAAAGAGTTTCATATTGAGTTTGGTCATACCCGCCCAAGCAACATCATGGCCTCTTTCTAAGAGAGTGCCTCCTATACTTAATGTGGGGTTTATATGCCCCCAGAAAGGAGGAATTACAAATAAAAATTTAGACATTTAATTCTATTTTAAGGTTATAGACCTATTTGTTTTGTAAGTATATTTTCTAATAATTTTACTGCTTTAGCAACGCCTCCCGCTTCTTCAAATGATTTTTGTATTGCCTGGGCATTTTCTGAATATTTCTTGTCATGGAGAATTTCGTTGACAGCATCTTTCAATTGCTGTGCCTTAAATCGATTGAAGTTTAATCGTATTCCTGATCCGCTATCTACAACTGTGCTTGCAACATAGGATTGGTCATAGGCAATAGGTAAAACAACCAAAGGTTTGGCATATGACAATGATTCACAAACAGTATTGTGTCCTCCGTGGCATACTAAAACATCCATTAGAGGGATAAGTTTAAGTTGTGGAATGCGTCTACATACTATAAAATTTTGAGGCATATAGTCAAACAACTCAGGATCGGAAACAATTACGATTCCTATCATATCATTCTCGAAAGCCTCTGTCACTTTCCTTAGAAATTGTCGTTTGAGGTTGTGATCAAATGTTGTTCCTATTGTGACTAGTATTTTAGGAAGATCATTCATTGATTGAAGTTTATGCCAATCAAAATCATCGGTCAAATCTCCTCTATTGATTACTGGACCTACGAATTGGTAATAATTATCTAAGTTAGATTCTCCAAATAATTTTTTAGAAGTATATACAATTGTAAGTAATTTGGAGCAATCTAAACGCTTATCGCTATTAAGCCCTACACTCTTTTGAAACTTTATAATCTGATCTCCTTCCCATTCATGAATCGTCGGTAAAGCTTCGTTTACCTTTATTGCCGCCGGAGCAGTTACAGATGTTACATAAGGTATATTCTTTTGTATTGCAGCTACTGCTGCAGCAAATATCTGATGATCATTAATAATGATGTCAGGTTTATAAGCATCAATAAGTTTTTTTATGCCATCAAGCATGCCCGCATTCATTGGAATTAATACCTCATCATAGAGGAACTTCAAGCTATCAAGACCATAAACAGCTTTTTTGCCTAGCTTCAGAATTTCATTTTTTATCTGTTCTTTATCGGCTTCACTTATATCAGCATCGAGTAAAAGAAATGTGCCGCCGTTGGGTATTCTTTCTTCTAATTGAGGATCAATGCTTATCCATGCCACATCATGTTTATTTTTAAGCAATTCAGTCCCCAAACCTAAGGTAGGATTAACGTGACCTGTAAGTGGCGGAACTATAAATAAAAATCTGCCTTTCATTTGATAAATTCTAATAGTTTCTCAATAATCCATTGTGGTTTTTGAATAGGCAAGTTATGATCGCCACTACCTTCTAATAAATAAGAATTTGGAATAATTTCTTTCAATAGATTTCCGGCTAATAAACAATCCGAATCAGAGCCATATAATAATAAGGTTGGCACTTTAATAGAATTGGTAGATAATATATCAAACAAATTATTATCTATATCAAAATCTTCCTTAATTGAAGTATGGTTGAATAAGTATTCATAGAGTTTTTTATTCTTTTCAATCTGCCTTTTTCCGGGCTGTAAAGATGTGGACTCAGCATAGTTATTCAAATACTGATCTATAAATTTATTCCCATATTTTTGGAGTACTTCAGGAGCATCACCTTCGTCCGGCTTGGGAGACTCTATCAGGCTTAGTTTTTCCACCCTATCAGAGTAAAGCATTACCGTTTTTAAGGCTATAAGACCACCATAGCTGTATCCAATCAAGTGTACTTTCTTTAAGTTCAGAACATCAAGTAGAGCTATCAAGTCATCAGACATCGCCTCAAGATTATATCCACAGTCAACACGTTCACTCAGACCGTGACTTTGCAAATCATATAATACAACATGAAAATGTTTAGCCAGTTCGGGGGCTATGTTAAAGTAGAATACTGACATATTGGTAAACATACCATGAATCATCACAATAGCCTGAGATGCTTCACGATTCATTTCCAATACATGGATTTTCTTGTTATTTATCTGAATGATTGCCATCAACAATAAAGTTTACAATATCTCCTATATTCAACTTTACAATCTGATCAAGATCCATTGCTAACAACCATTTTGTAAAGTCTATATCCGTCCCGTATTTAATTCTAACTTTCTCAGCAAAAGCCACAAGCTCAATACTATCCATCTCCAGATCTTTTGTAAATTTACTATTTTGAGTTATATCAAGTTCTTCTGCTATATCTGCACCTATTATATCTGAAATAAACTGATGCAAAACTTCAAATACCAGATCTTTTTCTTCTTTTACGATTATTGTGTCCATCCTATTATGTAGTTTTTATATTTAAATATCTTTATTTCACAATCTTCAATAAAAAGAATGTCTTCATTTATTCTTTTTACTTCATATCGTTTAGGGTTCCCTTGAAGTCCCACGCCTAACATTTTTCCATAAGCTTCTTTTGCTACCCAAAAACGAGTGCTCCATTCTGTGATATCCTTATCTTTAATCAATTCGAGTTCGTAAGGGGTGAATGAAATTTCCAAAAAGTCTTTTGTACGTTCCTCTATTGTTTCAATATCAATACCAACAGATTTTTCTGAAACAATGCTCACACTGGCTCCATTTTTGTGAGCTAAAGAAATCTCTAATCCTTTTGTTTCTTCTAGACCATACACATAAGGCTTGCCATAATCATCATATTTTATAAAGTATTCAATTGGGTATGTTAATTTACCACTCTTATTCTGAACATACCACCTTAAACTATCTTTAAGAGCAATCCTGCTAGTAAGATAATCTTTCCGCTTATTTAGAGGCAGAGAAGCTTGTCGTTTCTTTTCGGGCTGATTTAAGTATCTTTTTCTAAGAAATTCTAAAACACCTGTTTTATTATATATACTTTCCGATAAAAATACTCCAGGTGCGATTTGTTGCGATATAAAATTTTTTCCAGGATTCAAAGTCATCTCCCATAGCAAACTATCAAACTCAAATCGTCTGTTTTGCCAGCCTTTGACAATACACCATACTTTACTTTCTCTTTTCAGTATCATTTCTGCTGTCGTAAAGTCTTTATCAATAGTTTTACTCAAACAGATACATTCAAATAATCCTTCTTGATCACGCATATCTTGATAAAAAGTAATTTCCTGAACTTTTACAGGAAAGGTTATATAGTTTATATCCAGAATAAGATGTAAATACAAACCATAAGTTTGCCCCATATTATCAAGGAGAGATCCTTTGCCTGCCTTTTTTCTTATATAAGATCTTATACCTTTTTCTGTGACATTTGTAACCATTTCTATTCCCTGATATTCAATTCCATGAAACATATACTTTTCATATATTTGCTCTGGTGTAGGTAATGGTCTGATATCTTCTCCCAGATCAATATAATCTTCATAATATGAATCAGGCTTAGAAAATGAGTTTCTTAATGTAACCTCGCCCGATGCATAATGCTTGATGTTTAAAGAAAGTAATTCATCAGACTTCCACACACCATTTATTTTCTGGACAAAGGGTGTATGAACTTCCATCCACTGATAAACACTGATAGGTCCAATTCTTACAATCTTTTTTGACAAATCCTGTCTATGTGCAGCTTCAGCTATCAACTCAAAGGTCATAGTCATTGGAATTACAGGGTTTAAGTCTTCCACATAGTTCCAATTTGCCGGTTGCTTAACTAATGAGTGCCCTATTAGTGTAGGGTGTGTATCTAATGATACGTATAAATCTTCTTCAAATGTTGATCCTGTCTTGGCCCCATTTCTTATAATGGTAGGTTTTAAATCTTTTTCGATAACAGGAGAAATGGTATTCGTGACTTGAGATTGAGTATTAGCAGAGATATTTTTATAGTTTATATTCCTTTCCTTTAATAGTCCGGCTAGTTCCATCTGCATTTGTGCCATCTCTTTGATATTCTCATTCAGAGCTGACATTATCGGATGAGAAGTTTCCATTGCTAATGAGTCAAAATCAACAGAAGTCGTTTTTTGTAGACGATTTCGGACATGTCCACTCAAAAGAGGAAAGTCTGATTGAAAGCCCATGAGCATTTGTAGATTCATTCCTTTTTTCTGTTTTTTCTTATTCAGTTTCTCTACATTAAGAAAAGACATATCAACATTCCGACCTTCTATATAAAGCAATGCCATCACGCGTCTCAATTGCTCTAATGTAGTTCTTTGTGTGCTGACCTCAGATATAGAACTATAGGGTTTGTTTACCAATATATCATCAACAAATCCGACAAGGCTTCCTCCTCCGACCTGAATAAATACGCGCACATTTTCCTCATCATAGAGTTTTTCAATAAGCTCTCTAAATCTTACACTTTCTATAAGATGTTTGACTGATAATGCTTTAATATAATGAGATTCGGTTGGATAAGGTTCCAATGTATTCGATGACCACATTGGCACACTCGGATCAAGGAATTCGAGATGTTTAAACGAATCCTCAAGCAGATCAAGCCTGTCTTTTATGAAAGGAGTGTGAAATCCAGATTGATATGGTAAAACCTGAAAGAAAATCTTTTCCTGTCTAAGAGATTCGGACAACTTATTAAGAGCATCTTCGGTAGCGCATAATAATACTTGATTCGGACAATTATCATTAGACAAGTAAAGATTAGGTATTGAGTCTAGATACTTCTTAACCCTCTCCCGCCCTACACTGACAGCAATAAAGAAAACACCATCTATTTTATATTGACTCGCATCTAAGCAGTTGATAAGTTTTTTGATTGATTTACCTGATACCATACCTGATGCTTCCACGCCGAACCATTCACCTAAGCTGTGTCCGACATTCATAT encodes:
- a CDS encoding fimbrial protein → MKVIIKLIIYGAILVLLLLGISMPSCSDTEYVSTENKNVMDMLFSVVVPGSSGLKSSLGEDDENDVRSIEVLLFDLDGKYTYQPLYSNVINTNPTDSKVKTFSVKIPEGNYNVVILANSRQSLANALSSISDGEEKSSVMEKLLLSNAGKWNTDPLSGGYVPIPMWGELTSLSVDGNTVINNPVNLVRMVSKIDVALTHVDATSKFVLESIRLYNYNNKGGIAPVSSNWNALQGKVTSPSVPASAQKPANASLNPLVYDEDAITTPGISSIGEIYTFEALAGSSSSLQDNTCLVIGGTYTGDAQPTYYRIDFTQTSSGVTTYLALLRNHHYKVNISEISGSGLATPTDAFNSRPVNIKAEIIQWNDALMSDVVFDGQYMLGVSAGEFSFPRDIQTASDENNTLAVTTDNPSGWTVDKIVDAQGNNINWVSLLSTSGTSVSSGSSGVISNLKVGLTENVSGLVRIGFIHLKAGRLTYIIKVTQDINAAIALSIKNTAGTRKITELIFAAPINTQPDAQQFKIKWVPESSSVTATHYVIGSTGLSLDVSSGLPSVGLQSSISDPSGEILFTIQPPGISDSELLDNPFLVKISKIDFTVSNGTNNITESIFLRQSTYNIVFSNVSSSYWTNGNTYTFNVRSNAGWRIKAITENITTGSGSLLNLQASDNLKVGAVGSANTGTGTAVNFRVVGNAISIAGQVTVVFESTDSPKKFNDATLVLNITNEYYPKAHKGWAGSNIYYDLVSGHLTFDDVGVTTHKTYQGVYFQGGSLYAISPIGIYSLATVLYPPLGGTTSNIEWSAIPYPITNVNSNPPSGKTNLDRAYLYEITNASTGVGDICRYLTEKGWAPPGKKWRMPTSNEFNDVSSYSIVGPFVSYTSTLADGTQSFDRGYNKLDTGSPFFPASGYRDTNNSLVQIGTNGMYWSSSANGANNYAMTFANGNLITTNYELFRTLGFCVRCVVEE
- a CDS encoding 3-hydroxyacyl-CoA dehydrogenase; protein product: MNKMSNVTILGGGNMGSQIAFQTAFKGFNVTIYDINVDLYSQGIENLELLRNIYLREAHATEEEMDAAFNNISYSFNLSEAVQDADLTIEAIPENIEIKQKLYTELGRVAPAKTIFTTNSSTMLPSDLMEFTGRPHKFMALHFSNLLFHCNIAEIMKSSETDADSYNTVIEFAKAIGMIPILVKQEQRGYILNSLLMPFMAAATELYLKGVGDIETIDKTWRIATGSPVGPFEIYDIVGINTVYNIAANGDLKAKLFAQYLKDNFIKQGKLGYLSGEGFYKYPKEINITKIKK
- a CDS encoding glycosyltransferase family 39 protein, producing the protein MSPLYYSNEWADVNIYFNVAKAMFNGRTLYTETFDHKGPLIFFIYGLGYLISNNSFFGMFLIQWTAWFIMVYYIYKLSKLYLDNAFAYIVAIIFPVFILKIMKAGGSAEEFILVFECISLYYFVRYFKGKGVSIHKPSVMFIHGIMCSMVLFIKLNLLAFWFFPLAAIFFNLLRKRAFKNFAVNMVAYIAGLLIIATPILLYLYVNDALQEAYSIYIELNRKYAELQTISSSVQLVLLRVVYLFMDPFALFFMALIGVFYFPVKHIKYTLGKYALLLSGVALYIIIFMSPVFQMYYPVVFLIFSLLGVLSLFIYISGFITIVKYITSAFLLIITSCMIYIGYSQTDLGNSKIAGTTVSLKPGLLTQKIHDEIVKEPKPTLLNVGFGLGNSLFTTCKIVPNIRYFVSPNLTYESYPQMRDEQTRYIENKEIKFIVMPLPLLDIDGSTKVQKRRKIGNQEYFLNLRAFKENYTLILTDTIINTIDEKNIEILQLYKLK
- a CDS encoding glycosyltransferase, with the translated sequence MSKFLFVIPPFWGHINPTLSIGGTLLERGHDVAWAGMTKLNMKLFPLGAKYFYMEKTESKNKKEIERIILLQNKGANMPALEALKLGLEDTYIPFARMMIDEFNEIVEQYKPDVIVNDCITFVGGLSAQLKNIPFATITPITPNALNDPQSAPKVTEWVHKSIIDLQRFVGIDGDEEFVQSKLLNMYYTSQLFCGLDNASVPPYMKFIGALTGRPDNTPFDWKKLEAMGDHPKIYISIGTVLVQSRKDFFSRMIDALKDKPVTVIAAADPNILDEWPENFIVQGYVPQSELLKHIDVVIGHGGLNTTCDTFMNGIPMLIIPMAFDQSHTAQLIQNYGCGIRIKYSRMRVKDIEHAVDELLYNPTYKKAAKEIQQSFIEAGGNKRAAELLEEIITVKQ
- a CDS encoding glycosyltransferase, which encodes MKGRFLFIVPPLTGHVNPTLGLGTELLKNKHDVAWISIDPQLEERIPNGGTFLLLDADISEADKEQIKNEILKLGKKAVYGLDSLKFLYDEVLIPMNAGMLDGIKKLIDAYKPDIIINDHQIFAAAVAAIQKNIPYVTSVTAPAAIKVNEALPTIHEWEGDQIIKFQKSVGLNSDKRLDCSKLLTIVYTSKKLFGESNLDNYYQFVGPVINRGDLTDDFDWHKLQSMNDLPKILVTIGTTFDHNLKRQFLRKVTEAFENDMIGIVIVSDPELFDYMPQNFIVCRRIPQLKLIPLMDVLVCHGGHNTVCESLSYAKPLVVLPIAYDQSYVASTVVDSGSGIRLNFNRFKAQQLKDAVNEILHDKKYSENAQAIQKSFEEAGGVAKAVKLLENILTKQIGL
- a CDS encoding alpha/beta fold hydrolase, producing MAIIQINNKKIHVLEMNREASQAIVMIHGMFTNMSVFYFNIAPELAKHFHVVLYDLQSHGLSERVDCGYNLEAMSDDLIALLDVLNLKKVHLIGYSYGGLIALKTVMLYSDRVEKLSLIESPKPDEGDAPEVLQKYGNKFIDQYLNNYAESTSLQPGKRQIEKNKKLYEYLFNHTSIKEDFDIDNNLFDILSTNSIKVPTLLLYGSDSDCLLAGNLLKEIIPNSYLLEGSGDHNLPIQKPQWIIEKLLEFIK
- a CDS encoding acyl carrier protein, translated to MDTIIVKEEKDLVFEVLHQFISDIIGADIAEELDITQNSKFTKDLEMDSIELVAFAEKVRIKYGTDIDFTKWLLAMDLDQIVKLNIGDIVNFIVDGNHSDK